From a single Oxalobacter vibrioformis genomic region:
- the coaBC gene encoding bifunctional phosphopantothenoylcysteine decarboxylase/phosphopantothenate--cysteine ligase CoaBC: MQLSGKKIVLGLTGGIACYKSAEFARALIRDGASVQVVMTDGATRFITPLTMQSLTGYPVHTSQWEAPPANMIPHIDLIRGADAIVIAPCTANFMAKLANGIADDLLSSMCLARQSHVPFMVAPAMNVEMWQNTATQRNVAQLKADGIGILGPAAGYQACGDTGMGRMLEPHELLEEVIAAFQPKALAGKRVLITAGPTFEPIDPVRGITNRSSGKMGYAVACAAREAGAEVHLVSGPTALATPYGVMRYDVTTAVQMHEMVMSLVSGQDIFIAVAAVADWRVANASNQKLKKDGSGMPVLEFDENPDILASVAQLDHPPYCVGFAAESENLLQYGEEKRLRKEIPLLVGNIGHETFGLDENELVLFDEKGNTRLPRADKQALARELIQAIAKRI; this comes from the coding sequence ATGCAACTCTCCGGTAAAAAAATTGTTCTGGGACTGACCGGCGGTATCGCCTGTTACAAATCCGCTGAATTTGCCCGTGCCCTCATCCGCGACGGGGCATCAGTGCAGGTGGTCATGACGGATGGTGCGACGCGCTTCATCACCCCCCTGACCATGCAGTCCCTCACAGGATATCCTGTCCATACCAGCCAGTGGGAAGCGCCACCGGCAAACATGATTCCGCACATCGACCTTATCCGGGGAGCTGACGCCATTGTTATTGCGCCCTGTACGGCCAATTTCATGGCCAAGCTGGCCAATGGCATTGCGGACGATCTGCTGTCGTCCATGTGCCTGGCACGCCAGTCCCATGTGCCGTTCATGGTGGCTCCCGCCATGAATGTCGAGATGTGGCAAAACACGGCAACCCAGCGGAATGTGGCGCAACTGAAAGCGGATGGCATCGGCATACTGGGACCGGCAGCCGGTTACCAGGCTTGCGGCGACACCGGCATGGGACGGATGCTGGAACCGCACGAACTGCTGGAAGAAGTGATTGCAGCTTTCCAGCCCAAGGCCCTGGCAGGAAAACGCGTGCTGATTACTGCCGGACCGACGTTTGAGCCGATTGACCCGGTTCGCGGCATCACCAACCGCTCATCCGGCAAGATGGGCTATGCGGTAGCGTGCGCCGCCCGGGAAGCCGGCGCTGAAGTCCACCTGGTTTCCGGCCCGACAGCACTTGCCACGCCTTATGGCGTCATGCGCTACGATGTCACGACGGCTGTCCAGATGCATGAAATGGTCATGTCACTGGTAAGCGGGCAGGATATCTTCATCGCTGTTGCCGCTGTGGCCGACTGGCGTGTGGCCAATGCCAGCAACCAGAAACTCAAGAAAGACGGCAGCGGTATGCCTGTGCTGGAATTTGATGAAAATCCGGATATTTTAGCGTCTGTTGCCCAGCTTGATCATCCTCCCTACTGTGTCGGCTTTGCCGCTGAATCGGAAAACCTGCTCCAGTATGGTGAGGAAAAACGCTTGCGCAAGGAAATCCCGCTTCTGGTCGGCAATATCGGACATGAGACCTTTGGCCTTGATGAAAACGAACTGGTCCTTTTTGATGAAAAAGGCAATACCCGCCTGCCGCGGGCCGACAAGCAGGCCCTGGCGCGAGAACTGATCCAGGCAATCGCCAAACGGATCTGA
- the lspA gene encoding signal peptidase II has product MMPWLLIAAVVVIADQLTKLWMVKLLDGVPVIKLTAFLNLVLAYNKGAAFSFLASASGWQRYFFTGVSLIAIVFILYFMRKNAGQKLFCWAFALILGGAIGNLIDRLLYGQVTDFIDFYIGTWHWPAFNIADSAITIGAVLFILDELRRVNRSK; this is encoded by the coding sequence ATGATGCCATGGCTGCTCATTGCAGCAGTCGTCGTCATAGCGGATCAGCTGACCAAACTCTGGATGGTAAAGCTGCTCGATGGGGTACCGGTCATCAAGCTGACGGCATTTCTTAATCTGGTACTGGCCTATAACAAGGGCGCCGCTTTCAGTTTTCTGGCCTCGGCTTCAGGCTGGCAGCGTTATTTTTTTACGGGCGTGAGCCTCATTGCCATTGTCTTTATCCTGTACTTCATGCGTAAAAATGCCGGACAAAAACTGTTTTGCTGGGCATTTGCCCTGATTTTAGGCGGTGCCATCGGCAATCTGATTGACCGGCTCCTTTATGGCCAGGTCACGGATTTCATTGATTTTTATATCGGCACATGGCACTGGCCGGCTTTCAACATAGCCGACAGTGCCATTACCATTGGCGCCGTGTTATTTATACTTGATGAGCTCAGGCGTGTTAACAGGAGCAAATAA
- the ileS gene encoding isoleucine--tRNA ligase: protein MSNKPSDGPKGKNKAGKKPEKDYTVNMPDTPFPMRGDLAKREPLWVKEWQEKKIYERIRKAAKGRPTFILHDGPPYANGDIHIGHAVNKILKDIVIKTRGLAGFDAPYVPGWDCHGMPIEIQIEKEYGKNLPTETVQSKARAYASEQVERQKKDFIRLGVLGEWDNPYLTMNYRTEANELRALGKLLEKGYVYRGLKPVNWCFDCGSALAEAEVEYQDKRDPEVYVGFEFGEPEKIAAAFGLDKLPTEKGHIVIWTTTPWTIPSNQALNIHPEFDYALIETEKGLFILADERARVPAADEPSKTWLQKLFGVETWKTLAKVKGAALENIRFRHPLYYMHEGYRRYSPVYTEEYVTLDTGTGIVHSAPAYGVDDFLSCKAHGMADDEVLNPVMGDGHYASTLPLFGGMTIWDASRVICDTLREAGTLFYLDMMSHSYMHCWRHKSPIVYRATSQWFATMDGKPKDGGPSLRETALKGVEATTFYPAWGKARLHGMIENRPDWTLSRQRQWGVPMAFFIHRETGELHPRTPELLEEIARLIEKEGIEAWQKITPYDLLGEEAAMYEKNRDTLDVWFDSGITHSTVMRGSHAAELGYPADLYLEGSDQHRGWFHSSLLTGSMLDGRAPYKMLLTHGFVVDGLGKKMSKSLGNVIAPQKVFETLGADILRLWVASTDYSGELSISDEILKRVTESYRRIRNTLRFLLANTADFDPQKDAVPIDELLEIDRYAIASMHALQQEIMAHYDEFEFHPVISKFQTYCSEELGSLYLDILKDRLYTAGEVSKARRSAQTALWHITHAILRLVSPILSFTMEEAWSVFASQAEYAGSDETVFTQTAYELPEIRDGEALLAKFARLKEIRSEITKELEAVRMSGAIGSSLQAEIEIRASGEKLELLKSLHDDLKFIFITSRADVIEVSTPEAESITVKPSPFEKCDRCWHHRPDVGADPKHPHLCARCMSNLYGSGEDREFA from the coding sequence ATGTCCAATAAACCATCTGACGGCCCCAAAGGCAAAAACAAAGCCGGCAAAAAACCGGAAAAAGATTATACGGTCAACATGCCGGATACCCCCTTCCCCATGCGGGGTGATCTCGCCAAACGCGAACCGCTGTGGGTAAAAGAATGGCAGGAAAAGAAAATTTATGAGCGGATCCGCAAAGCCGCCAAAGGCCGTCCCACATTCATCCTGCATGATGGCCCACCGTATGCCAATGGTGATATTCATATTGGCCATGCCGTCAACAAGATTTTAAAGGACATTGTGATCAAAACCCGCGGGCTTGCGGGGTTTGACGCCCCTTATGTGCCCGGCTGGGACTGCCACGGCATGCCGATTGAAATCCAGATCGAAAAGGAATATGGCAAAAACCTGCCCACGGAAACCGTCCAGTCAAAAGCAAGGGCTTATGCCAGTGAACAGGTAGAACGCCAGAAAAAGGACTTCATCCGCCTCGGTGTACTGGGGGAATGGGACAACCCTTACCTGACCATGAATTACCGCACTGAAGCCAATGAATTGCGGGCTTTGGGCAAACTGCTTGAAAAAGGCTATGTGTACCGCGGACTCAAACCGGTCAACTGGTGTTTTGACTGCGGCTCTGCGCTGGCGGAAGCCGAAGTGGAATACCAGGACAAGCGTGACCCGGAAGTCTATGTCGGTTTTGAATTTGGCGAGCCGGAAAAAATTGCCGCTGCCTTTGGCCTTGATAAGCTGCCAACGGAAAAAGGCCATATCGTCATCTGGACAACAACCCCCTGGACCATCCCGTCAAACCAGGCATTAAACATCCACCCGGAATTTGACTATGCCCTGATCGAAACAGAAAAAGGACTCTTCATCCTGGCCGATGAGCGCGCCAGGGTTCCTGCAGCAGATGAGCCAAGCAAAACCTGGCTCCAGAAACTTTTTGGTGTTGAAACATGGAAAACGCTGGCAAAAGTCAAAGGTGCCGCGCTGGAAAATATCCGCTTCAGGCACCCGCTCTATTATATGCACGAAGGTTACCGCCGTTATTCTCCGGTCTATACGGAAGAATACGTCACGCTGGATACCGGTACCGGTATTGTTCACTCCGCCCCGGCTTATGGTGTGGATGACTTTCTTTCCTGCAAAGCCCACGGCATGGCTGATGACGAGGTCTTGAATCCCGTCATGGGCGATGGCCACTACGCCTCCACCCTGCCGCTTTTCGGCGGCATGACGATCTGGGATGCCTCCCGTGTCATCTGCGACACCCTGCGTGAAGCAGGCACACTCTTTTACCTGGACATGATGTCGCACAGTTATATGCACTGCTGGCGGCACAAGAGCCCGATTGTGTATCGTGCGACGTCACAATGGTTTGCCACCATGGATGGCAAACCAAAGGATGGCGGCCCCTCCCTGCGTGAAACCGCACTCAAGGGAGTCGAAGCAACAACGTTCTATCCGGCCTGGGGCAAGGCGCGCCTGCACGGCATGATCGAAAACCGCCCTGACTGGACCCTTTCACGCCAGCGTCAGTGGGGTGTTCCCATGGCGTTTTTCATCCACAGGGAAACCGGCGAACTGCACCCCAGAACCCCGGAACTGCTGGAAGAAATTGCCAGACTGATCGAAAAAGAAGGGATTGAAGCCTGGCAGAAAATCACGCCATACGATCTGCTCGGCGAAGAAGCCGCCATGTATGAGAAAAACCGTGACACGCTTGATGTCTGGTTTGACTCCGGCATCACGCATTCCACCGTCATGCGCGGCTCCCATGCGGCTGAACTGGGATATCCTGCCGATCTTTACCTGGAAGGCTCGGATCAGCACCGCGGATGGTTCCATTCATCGCTTTTGACCGGCTCCATGCTGGATGGGCGGGCCCCTTACAAAATGCTCCTGACACATGGCTTTGTCGTTGACGGACTGGGCAAGAAGATGTCCAAGTCGCTGGGCAATGTGATCGCGCCACAGAAAGTGTTTGAGACGCTGGGTGCCGATATCCTGCGCCTGTGGGTCGCCTCTACGGATTATTCGGGCGAGTTGTCCATCTCTGACGAAATCCTGAAACGCGTCACCGAATCCTACCGCAGGATTCGCAATACCCTTCGCTTTCTGCTCGCCAACACCGCTGACTTTGATCCGCAAAAGGATGCGGTGCCGATTGATGAACTGCTGGAAATCGACCGGTATGCGATCGCCTCCATGCATGCGCTGCAACAGGAAATCATGGCGCATTATGACGAATTTGAATTCCATCCTGTCATATCCAAATTCCAGACCTATTGCTCCGAAGAGCTCGGCAGCCTGTATCTGGATATCCTGAAAGACCGTTTGTATACAGCGGGTGAGGTGTCAAAAGCCAGGCGTTCAGCCCAGACAGCACTGTGGCATATTACCCATGCCATTTTGCGCCTGGTTTCACCGATCCTTTCTTTCACGATGGAGGAAGCCTGGTCGGTGTTTGCCAGCCAGGCAGAATATGCCGGCAGCGATGAAACCGTCTTTACCCAGACAGCGTACGAGCTACCCGAGATCAGGGATGGAGAAGCCCTGCTGGCAAAATTTGCGCGACTCAAGGAAATCCGCTCCGAGATTACCAAAGAACTGGAAGCCGTCCGCATGTCCGGTGCCATCGGCTCATCCCTGCAGGCCGAAATTGAAATCCGGGCCAGCGGTGAAAAACTGGAACTCTTAAAGAGCCTGCATGATGATCTCAAGTTTATTTTCATTACCTCCAGAGCGGATGTGATCGAAGTCAGCACCCCTGAAGCCGAGTCGATTACTGTTAAGCCATCGCCGTTTGAGAAGTGTGACCGCTGCTGGCACCACCGTCCGGATGTGGGTGCGGATCCGAAGCACCCCCATCTGTGCGCACGCTGCATGTCCAATCTTTACGGCAGTGGAGAAGACCGGGAATTTGCATAA